Proteins from one Stenotrophomonas aracearum genomic window:
- a CDS encoding phytoene desaturase family protein: MGTSNARGWDAVIIGGGHNGLVCAAYLARAGRRVLVLERRGVVGGAAVTEEFHPGFRNSVASYTVSLLQPRIIQELALAEHGLRVVPRRINNFLPLQGDYLLAGAGLTQSEVARFSARDAERLPAFERRLEAFADVLRDLALQAPPNVGDGHWLTQLPALWQAGQLGRRLHGLPPALRQELLDLFTISAAEYLDRWFDSEPVKALFGFDGIVGNYASPEAPGTAYVVLHHAFGESNGVKGAWGHAMGGMGAITQAMARAAIAAGAEIRTDCGVARVLVEHGRAVGVETLHGERIHARAVVANVNPKLLYEQLLAPEQVPIATRERMANWRCASGTFRMNVALSALPSFSVLPGAGDHLTAGIIIAPNLAYMERAYTDARQFGWSREPIVELLIPSTLDDSLAPPGQHVASLFCQHVAPVLPGGRSWDDHRHEVADLMIATVDRHAPGFADLVLGRQVLSPLDLERTFGLIGGDIFHGALSLNQLFSARPMLGQADYRGALPGLYLCGAGTHPGGGVTGAPGHNAAKVILSG, from the coding sequence ATGGGCACTTCCAACGCGCGTGGGTGGGATGCGGTCATCATTGGCGGCGGGCACAACGGCCTGGTCTGCGCGGCCTACCTGGCCCGGGCCGGGCGCCGCGTGCTGGTGCTGGAGCGGCGCGGGGTGGTCGGGGGCGCGGCGGTCACCGAGGAGTTCCATCCCGGTTTCCGCAATTCGGTCGCGTCCTATACGGTGTCGCTGCTGCAGCCGCGCATCATCCAGGAGCTGGCGCTGGCCGAGCATGGCCTGCGCGTGGTTCCCCGCCGGATCAACAACTTCCTGCCGCTGCAGGGCGACTACCTGCTGGCCGGTGCCGGGCTGACCCAGTCCGAGGTCGCGCGTTTCTCCGCGCGCGACGCCGAGCGCCTGCCCGCGTTCGAGCGTCGCCTGGAAGCTTTTGCCGACGTGCTGCGCGACCTGGCCCTGCAGGCGCCGCCGAACGTGGGTGACGGCCATTGGCTGACCCAGCTGCCAGCACTGTGGCAGGCCGGTCAGCTCGGACGGCGACTGCACGGGTTGCCGCCGGCACTGCGTCAGGAGTTGCTGGACCTGTTCACCATTTCCGCTGCCGAGTACCTTGACCGCTGGTTCGACAGCGAGCCGGTCAAGGCGCTGTTTGGGTTCGACGGAATCGTCGGCAACTACGCCAGCCCGGAGGCGCCGGGTACCGCTTATGTAGTACTGCACCACGCGTTTGGCGAGAGCAACGGCGTCAAGGGGGCCTGGGGCCACGCGATGGGTGGCATGGGCGCGATCACGCAGGCGATGGCGCGCGCTGCCATCGCCGCCGGTGCGGAGATTCGTACCGACTGCGGGGTGGCGCGGGTGCTGGTCGAACACGGCCGCGCGGTCGGGGTGGAAACGCTGCACGGCGAACGCATCCACGCGCGTGCCGTGGTGGCCAACGTCAATCCCAAGCTGCTGTACGAGCAGCTGCTTGCGCCGGAGCAGGTGCCGATCGCCACGCGCGAACGCATGGCCAACTGGCGGTGCGCATCGGGCACCTTCCGCATGAACGTGGCGCTGTCCGCGCTGCCGTCATTCAGCGTATTGCCGGGGGCAGGGGACCACCTCACCGCCGGCATCATCATTGCGCCGAACCTGGCGTACATGGAGCGCGCCTACACCGATGCCAGACAGTTCGGCTGGTCGCGCGAACCGATCGTGGAGCTGCTGATTCCCAGCACCCTGGACGACTCGCTGGCGCCCCCCGGACAGCATGTGGCCAGTCTGTTCTGCCAGCACGTGGCACCGGTGCTGCCGGGTGGGCGCAGCTGGGATGACCATCGCCATGAGGTGGCGGATCTGATGATCGCCACCGTGGACCGGCACGCGCCGGGGTTTGCGGATCTGGTGCTCGGGCGGCAGGTGTTGAGCCCGCTGGATCTGGAGCGCACGTTCGGGCTGATCGGCGGCGATATCTTCCACGGTGCGCTGAGCCTCAACCAGCTGTTCAGTGCGCGGCCGATGCTGGGGCAGGCGGATTATCGCGGGGCGCTGCCGGGGTTGTATCTGTGCGGGGCAGGCACGCATCCCGGTGGTGGGGTGACAGGGGCGCCCGGGCACAATGCGGCGAAGGTGATTCTCTCGGGCTGA
- a CDS encoding M13-type metalloendopeptidase, with the protein MSRTPKMILLTLAVSAALVGCGKNEAPATDSAASTATPTAAAPAATEFKLDESKLPAYNAFHPSDLDKSLDACTAFGDYVNSKWLAANEIPGDRTSWGAFTILDERSVAVQHQLAEQVAAVKNPTGIEKIVGDFWATGMDEAKINAQGIEPIKADLAAIDALQDKDAIANYLRTSAAKGENVLFGFGPEADFKNSSQNIAYASQGGLGLPDTTYYTDAKNADKLKAYQAHVAKVLELSGATAEDAAKQAADVVKFETRLAKASKSSEQLSRDVSLYYNPVSVADADKLTPNFSWTEFFKAQGIAAPEKFSLAIPSFHQEVSKALGDTDPSVWRSYLRFRTIDGASPYLSDAFADQNFQFYGKTLNGQKEMKPRWKRVLGTIENDAGEAFGQLYVKVAFSPESKAKMEELVKNLAASLKERIQGLTWMSDETKAKAIAKWETFTPKIGYPDKWRDWSGLTTGRDSYFGNVRAANEFNYKFALSKIGKPVDKTEWGMTPQTVNAYYNPLQNEIVFPAAILQPPFFDPKADDALNYGGIGAVIGHEMTHGYDDQGSRFGPTGNFENWWSEADTKNFSGLTGKLVNQFDGYKVGDTAVNGKLTLGENIADLGGLATAYDALQKASAGKDDPMVDGLSRDQRFFFNWATVWRTKYTPENAAVRLKTDPHAPAAFRAMGAPSNLPTFAKAFECKPGSPMVRAGDKQVVIW; encoded by the coding sequence ATCTCTCGCACTCCCAAAATGATTCTGCTGACCCTGGCCGTTTCGGCCGCGCTGGTCGGCTGCGGCAAGAACGAAGCACCGGCTACGGACAGCGCGGCCTCCACCGCCACCCCGACCGCCGCTGCCCCGGCCGCCACCGAGTTCAAGCTCGACGAAAGCAAGCTGCCGGCCTACAACGCCTTCCACCCGTCCGACCTGGACAAGAGCCTGGACGCCTGCACCGCGTTCGGCGACTACGTGAACAGCAAGTGGCTGGCCGCCAATGAAATCCCGGGCGACCGCACCAGCTGGGGCGCCTTCACCATCCTGGACGAGCGCTCGGTCGCCGTGCAGCACCAGCTGGCCGAACAGGTCGCGGCGGTGAAGAACCCGACCGGCATCGAAAAGATCGTCGGCGACTTCTGGGCCACCGGCATGGACGAAGCCAAGATCAACGCGCAGGGCATCGAGCCGATCAAGGCCGACCTGGCCGCCATCGACGCGCTGCAGGACAAGGACGCCATCGCCAACTACCTGCGCACCAGCGCGGCCAAGGGCGAGAACGTGCTGTTCGGCTTCGGACCGGAAGCGGACTTCAAGAACTCCTCGCAGAACATCGCCTATGCCAGCCAGGGCGGCCTGGGCCTGCCGGACACCACCTACTACACCGACGCCAAGAACGCCGACAAGCTGAAGGCTTACCAGGCGCACGTGGCCAAGGTGCTGGAACTTTCCGGCGCGACCGCTGAAGATGCCGCCAAGCAGGCTGCGGACGTGGTGAAGTTCGAAACCCGCCTGGCCAAGGCGTCCAAGTCCAGCGAGCAGCTCTCGCGCGACGTGTCGCTGTACTACAACCCGGTCAGCGTTGCCGACGCGGACAAGCTCACCCCGAACTTCAGCTGGACCGAGTTCTTCAAGGCACAGGGCATTGCCGCGCCGGAGAAGTTCTCGCTGGCCATTCCAAGCTTCCACCAGGAAGTGAGCAAGGCGCTGGGCGACACCGACCCGTCGGTGTGGCGTTCCTACCTGCGCTTCCGCACCATCGACGGCGCCTCGCCGTACCTGTCCGACGCCTTCGCCGACCAGAACTTCCAGTTCTACGGCAAGACCCTCAACGGCCAGAAGGAAATGAAGCCGCGTTGGAAGCGCGTGCTGGGCACCATCGAAAACGATGCCGGCGAAGCGTTCGGCCAGCTGTACGTCAAGGTCGCCTTCTCGCCCGAATCCAAGGCCAAGATGGAAGAGCTGGTCAAGAACCTGGCCGCCTCCCTCAAGGAGCGCATCCAGGGGCTGACCTGGATGAGCGACGAAACCAAGGCCAAGGCCATCGCCAAGTGGGAAACCTTCACCCCGAAGATCGGCTACCCGGACAAGTGGCGCGACTGGAGCGGGCTGACCACCGGCCGTGACAGCTACTTCGGCAACGTGCGCGCGGCCAACGAGTTCAACTACAAGTTCGCCCTGTCCAAGATCGGCAAGCCGGTCGACAAGACCGAGTGGGGCATGACCCCGCAGACGGTCAACGCGTACTACAACCCGCTGCAGAACGAGATCGTGTTCCCGGCCGCCATCCTGCAGCCGCCGTTCTTCGACCCGAAGGCCGACGACGCGCTGAACTACGGCGGCATCGGTGCGGTGATCGGCCACGAAATGACCCACGGTTACGACGACCAGGGCAGCCGCTTCGGGCCGACCGGCAACTTCGAGAACTGGTGGAGCGAGGCTGACACCAAGAACTTCAGCGGCCTGACCGGCAAGCTGGTCAACCAGTTCGACGGGTACAAGGTGGGCGACACGGCGGTGAACGGCAAGCTGACCCTGGGCGAGAACATCGCCGACCTGGGTGGCCTGGCGACCGCGTACGACGCCCTGCAGAAGGCCAGTGCCGGCAAGGATGACCCGATGGTGGACGGCCTCAGCCGCGACCAGCGCTTCTTCTTCAACTGGGCCACCGTGTGGCGCACCAAGTACACCCCGGAAAACGCAGCGGTCCGCCTGAAGACCGATCCGCACGCCCCGGCCGCGTTCCGTGCCATGGGCGCGCCGTCGAACCTGCCGACCTTCGCGAAGGCGTTCGAGTGCAAGCCGGGTTCGCCGATGGTCCGCGCCGGCGACAAGCAGGTCGTGATCTGGTAA
- a CDS encoding M13 family metallopeptidase translates to MPNLRPLAIALGLGLATLVVTDASAAPKKKAASRAPAVAAQCSDFHDVTNAGWLKANPVPQTGATTALGQLAERTRVQQRELLDGAMKAPQGNVQKLLGDFWASGLDEAAVEADGSQPIAPLLTRINAIKKAKDVPASIAALHQVGIPVAFNFAPDIDLKALDRHIGYFMQGGMGLPDPAFYTRTDADTVALMARYRAYVKQILALTGTKAADLDAESQAVIALETELARNAQSLAGINNPFNNYAPISTKELNSRYRNLQLDAFLKAQGVNDDLVSLSDPALFKALDGMVTRIKPEQWKAYLRWRVGDAMAPYLSKAYRDAEFEFRGRVIRGETIAPARWEQVLDAINVAAGPMVGREYAARHLSAEDRRQAAVIADKIRETQIEAVKANSWLSAEAKTEAQAKLAAMKIEIGTPLRDLDYSVQPMGRGSFGSNMLIASTWRHREEMKRIGKGNADRRWDVLPQQPALAYDIAQNRLIVTAAALQGPIFNARSDTADKYGSYGALVAHELTRAIDAKGSLVDAKGELRSWWTPADKTAWNLLGNRVAAQFSGYEFPGVKGAKVNGELTREENLADLAGLELAWAAYNAVEPGAKPATQQGFFRAWASLWPQQLSPNEAAQRLTSDTMAPGKWRTNGPLSNLPSFGATYSCKPGQPMQRVEGDQIKVWR, encoded by the coding sequence ATGCCCAACCTTCGTCCGCTTGCCATCGCCCTGGGTCTGGGCCTGGCCACCCTGGTCGTCACCGACGCCTCCGCCGCCCCGAAAAAGAAGGCTGCCAGCCGCGCACCTGCCGTTGCCGCGCAGTGCAGCGACTTTCATGACGTCACCAATGCCGGGTGGTTGAAGGCCAACCCGGTGCCGCAGACCGGCGCCACCACCGCGCTGGGCCAACTGGCCGAACGTACCCGCGTGCAGCAGCGCGAACTGCTGGATGGCGCGATGAAGGCGCCGCAGGGCAACGTGCAGAAACTGCTGGGCGACTTCTGGGCCAGTGGCCTGGACGAAGCCGCGGTGGAGGCCGATGGCTCGCAGCCGATCGCCCCGCTGCTGACCCGCATCAACGCGATCAAGAAAGCCAAGGACGTACCGGCCTCGATCGCCGCGCTGCACCAGGTCGGCATCCCGGTGGCGTTCAACTTCGCCCCGGACATCGACCTGAAGGCGCTGGACCGCCACATCGGCTACTTCATGCAGGGCGGCATGGGCCTGCCCGACCCGGCCTTCTACACGCGTACCGACGCCGACACCGTGGCCCTGATGGCCCGTTACCGCGCCTACGTCAAGCAGATCCTGGCGCTGACCGGCACCAAGGCCGCCGACCTCGACGCCGAGTCGCAGGCGGTGATCGCGCTGGAAACCGAGCTTGCGCGCAACGCGCAGTCTCTGGCCGGCATCAACAACCCGTTCAACAACTACGCGCCGATCTCCACCAAGGAGCTCAACAGCCGCTACCGCAACCTGCAGCTGGACGCCTTCCTGAAGGCGCAGGGCGTCAACGACGACCTGGTCTCGCTGTCCGACCCGGCGCTGTTCAAGGCGCTCGACGGCATGGTCACCCGGATCAAGCCCGAGCAGTGGAAGGCCTACCTGCGCTGGCGCGTGGGCGACGCGATGGCGCCGTACCTGTCCAAGGCCTACCGCGATGCCGAATTCGAATTCCGCGGCCGCGTGATCCGTGGCGAGACCATCGCCCCGGCACGCTGGGAGCAGGTGCTCGACGCCATCAACGTGGCCGCCGGCCCGATGGTCGGCCGCGAATACGCCGCGCGCCATCTGTCGGCTGAAGATCGCCGCCAGGCGGCAGTGATCGCCGACAAGATCCGCGAGACCCAGATCGAAGCGGTCAAGGCCAACAGCTGGCTGAGCGCGGAAGCCAAGACCGAAGCGCAGGCCAAGCTGGCCGCGATGAAGATCGAGATCGGTACCCCGCTGCGCGACCTGGACTACAGCGTGCAGCCGATGGGCCGTGGCAGCTTCGGCAGCAACATGCTGATCGCCTCGACCTGGCGCCACCGCGAAGAAATGAAGCGGATCGGCAAGGGCAACGCCGACCGTCGCTGGGACGTGCTGCCGCAGCAGCCGGCACTGGCCTATGACATCGCGCAGAACCGCCTGATCGTCACCGCCGCCGCACTGCAGGGTCCGATCTTCAACGCCCGGTCCGACACCGCCGACAAGTACGGCAGCTACGGCGCGCTGGTCGCGCATGAGCTGACCCGTGCGATCGACGCCAAGGGCTCGCTGGTGGATGCCAAGGGCGAGCTGCGCAGCTGGTGGACCCCGGCCGACAAGACCGCCTGGAACCTGCTGGGCAACCGCGTGGCTGCGCAGTTCAGCGGCTACGAGTTCCCCGGCGTGAAGGGCGCCAAGGTCAACGGCGAACTGACCCGCGAAGAAAACCTGGCCGACCTGGCCGGGCTGGAGTTGGCATGGGCGGCGTACAACGCCGTGGAGCCGGGCGCCAAGCCGGCCACCCAGCAGGGCTTCTTCCGCGCCTGGGCCAGCCTGTGGCCGCAGCAGCTGTCGCCGAACGAAGCCGCGCAGCGGCTGACCTCGGACACCATGGCGCCGGGCAAGTGGCGCACCAACGGTCCGCTGTCGAACCTGCCGTCGTTCGGTGCCACCTACAGCTGCAAGCCGGGCCAGCCGATGCAGCGCGTGGAAGGCGACCAGATCAAGGTCTGGCGCTGA
- a CDS encoding rhomboid family intramembrane serine protease — protein sequence MFPRLPTVTKALLIANIVLFLLQQPFLLGNGTFEPFMLQPLRGGFDPFSPGGNFQPWQLLTYGFLHGSFGHLFFNMLALFMFGAPLEQTWGEKRFLIYYLVCVAGAGLCQLLVGAMLTDPATVLGASGGVFGLLLAYGMLFPNQRVMLLFPPIPMKARTFVIVFGVMELVLGATGWQPGVAHFAHLGGMLFGWLLIRYWRGQPPFKRRPPGGPKRPNHLRSV from the coding sequence ATGTTTCCGCGACTGCCCACCGTTACCAAGGCACTGTTGATCGCCAACATCGTGCTGTTCCTGCTGCAGCAGCCGTTCCTGCTCGGCAACGGCACCTTCGAGCCGTTCATGCTGCAACCGCTGCGCGGTGGCTTCGACCCGTTCTCGCCGGGCGGCAACTTCCAGCCGTGGCAGCTGCTCACCTATGGCTTCCTGCATGGCAGCTTCGGCCACCTGTTCTTCAACATGCTGGCGCTCTTCATGTTCGGCGCGCCGCTGGAGCAGACCTGGGGCGAGAAGCGCTTCCTCATCTATTACCTGGTCTGCGTGGCCGGCGCCGGCCTGTGCCAGCTGCTGGTCGGCGCGATGCTGACCGACCCGGCGACCGTGCTCGGTGCCTCCGGTGGCGTGTTCGGCCTGTTGCTGGCCTACGGCATGCTGTTCCCGAACCAGCGCGTGATGCTGCTGTTCCCGCCCATTCCGATGAAGGCACGCACCTTCGTGATCGTATTCGGCGTCATGGAACTGGTGTTGGGCGCGACCGGCTGGCAGCCGGGCGTGGCCCACTTCGCGCACCTGGGCGGCATGCTGTTCGGCTGGCTGTTGATCCGCTACTGGCGCGGCCAACCGCCGTTCAAGCGGCGCCCGCCGGGTGGACCGAAGCGGCCCAACCATCTGCGCAGCGTGTAA
- a CDS encoding MGMT family protein, which translates to MKKSSPSADDAADAAAQARARIVAVIRAIPRGQVMGYGQVAAKAGLPGRARLTARVLGMNDDPDLPWHRVLRSDGRIAMPEGSRGWREQNQRLRAEGVVMERGRVKHMPRAEDDLDAAVWGPG; encoded by the coding sequence ATGAAAAAGTCCTCGCCCAGCGCCGACGACGCGGCCGATGCCGCCGCGCAGGCACGTGCGCGGATCGTGGCGGTGATCCGCGCGATCCCCCGCGGGCAGGTGATGGGCTACGGCCAGGTCGCGGCCAAGGCCGGGTTGCCGGGCCGGGCCCGGCTGACCGCGCGGGTGCTGGGCATGAACGACGACCCGGACCTGCCCTGGCACCGGGTGCTGCGCTCGGACGGTCGGATCGCCATGCCGGAAGGCTCGCGCGGCTGGCGCGAGCAGAACCAGCGGCTGCGCGCCGAAGGCGTGGTGATGGAGCGCGGCCGGGTCAAGCACATGCCCCGGGCCGAAGACGACCTGGATGCTGCGGTGTGGGGCCCGGGCTGA
- the gorA gene encoding glutathione-disulfide reductase has protein sequence MTTHFDYDLIVLGGGSGGLAAAFRAAQHGKRVAMLEPGELGGTCVNVGCVPKKAMWLAADLSSRVTLAAAMGFDVPTRPTLDWKELVVHRQGYIANIHASYLKRLDDTGVVRVPRKGRLVDAHTVECSDGIRISGEHILLATGAHPQRPDIPGAELGSVSDDFFNLCSAPERVAIVGGGYIAVELAGLLQALGSRVTLLVRGERLLERFDAELTAQLAENLRHHGVQLHFNYRLRELRRDGDDVIAYGHDGPAEPRFDQLFFATGRRGNSAGLGLEALGIAIGDKGEVDVDDWQTTAVPSVHAVGDIAGKVGLTPVAIAAARKLMDRLFGGKPQAKMDYENVASVVFSHPALGAVGLTEQEARERHGDVRVYCTNFRPMVQALADGSQRSLFKLVCVGEDERVVGVHLLGEAADEILQGFAVAVKMGVTKAQLDDTVAIHPTSSEEIVLMR, from the coding sequence ATGACAACGCACTTTGATTACGACCTGATCGTGCTCGGTGGCGGCTCCGGCGGCCTCGCGGCCGCGTTCCGCGCCGCGCAGCATGGCAAGCGCGTGGCGATGCTCGAACCGGGCGAACTCGGCGGCACCTGCGTCAACGTCGGCTGCGTGCCGAAGAAGGCGATGTGGCTGGCTGCCGACCTCTCCAGCCGGGTGACGCTCGCCGCCGCAATGGGCTTCGACGTGCCTACCCGGCCGACGCTGGACTGGAAGGAACTGGTGGTGCACCGCCAGGGCTACATCGCCAACATCCATGCCAGCTACCTCAAGCGCCTGGACGACACCGGCGTGGTGCGCGTGCCGCGCAAGGGGCGGCTGGTCGATGCGCACACGGTGGAATGCAGCGACGGCATCCGCATCAGCGGCGAGCACATCCTGCTGGCCACCGGCGCGCACCCGCAGCGCCCGGACATTCCCGGGGCCGAACTGGGTTCGGTGTCCGACGATTTCTTCAACCTGTGCAGTGCACCGGAGCGCGTGGCGATCGTCGGCGGCGGCTATATCGCGGTCGAGCTGGCCGGGTTGCTGCAGGCGCTGGGCAGCCGGGTCACCCTGCTGGTGCGGGGCGAACGCCTGCTGGAACGCTTCGACGCGGAACTGACCGCACAGCTGGCCGAGAACCTGCGCCACCACGGCGTGCAGCTGCACTTCAATTACCGCCTGCGCGAGCTGCGCCGCGACGGTGACGATGTCATCGCCTACGGTCACGACGGCCCGGCCGAACCGCGTTTCGACCAGCTGTTCTTCGCTACCGGCCGCCGTGGCAACAGTGCCGGACTGGGGCTGGAAGCGCTGGGAATTGCCATTGGCGACAAAGGCGAAGTGGACGTCGACGACTGGCAGACCACCGCCGTGCCCAGCGTGCATGCAGTGGGCGATATCGCCGGCAAGGTCGGCCTGACCCCGGTGGCGATCGCCGCTGCGCGCAAGCTGATGGACCGGCTGTTCGGTGGCAAGCCGCAGGCGAAGATGGACTACGAAAACGTCGCCAGCGTGGTCTTCTCGCACCCGGCGCTGGGCGCGGTAGGCCTGACCGAACAGGAGGCGCGCGAGCGCCACGGCGACGTGCGCGTGTACTGCACCAACTTCCGCCCGATGGTCCAGGCGCTGGCCGACGGCTCGCAGCGCAGCCTGTTCAAGCTGGTGTGCGTAGGCGAAGACGAACGCGTGGTCGGCGTGCACCTGCTCGGCGAAGCCGCCGACGAAATCCTGCAGGGGTTCGCGGTGGCGGTGAAAATGGGTGTAACCAAGGCGCAGCTGGACGACACCGTGGCCATCCACCCGACCTCGTCCGAAGAAATCGTACTGATGCGTTGA
- a CDS encoding DUF418 domain-containing protein, translating to MKPATPSLQPLAGGDRIEVIDILRGVALLGILLMNMEALSGPLDLAFTGIDPHWTGLDYGVDAAVYVLVQGKFFTLFSLLFGAGFAIMAQRAEAARRDFTPFYLRRSAGLLLIGLCHALLVWSGDILVIYALVSLPLLATREAPQRWLPAMGVLTYLCAAAMMLLLGAVVGLAAQAQGEGGSMASAIAQGQHTVELQRQAYGHGTFVQAVAQRASDLGTALSGALIIGPEVLGMFLLGSWFARSGALAEPKRFERLYRRLRLGALPVGLGLMLLSALWVPYLAPGTFTPTTGAAYALSSLASLLMCLGYLAWIVHWHRHLRVLAPMGRMALTQYILQSLVCTWLFYGYGLGAFETLPRAWQVPFALALFALQVLLSHLWLKHFRFGPLEWVWRAMTYGRWPALHHPHA from the coding sequence GTGAAGCCTGCCACCCCGTCGCTGCAGCCCTTGGCCGGTGGCGACCGCATTGAAGTCATCGACATCCTGCGCGGGGTCGCGCTGCTCGGCATCCTGTTGATGAACATGGAAGCGCTGAGCGGTCCGCTGGACCTGGCCTTCACCGGGATCGACCCGCACTGGACCGGCCTGGACTACGGGGTCGATGCGGCGGTGTACGTGCTGGTGCAGGGCAAGTTCTTCACCCTGTTCTCGCTGCTGTTCGGCGCCGGTTTCGCGATCATGGCGCAGCGTGCCGAAGCCGCGCGCCGCGACTTCACCCCGTTCTACCTGCGCCGCAGCGCCGGCCTGCTGCTCATTGGCCTGTGCCATGCGCTGCTGGTCTGGTCCGGCGACATCCTGGTGATCTACGCGCTGGTCTCGCTGCCACTGCTGGCCACCCGCGAAGCGCCGCAGCGCTGGCTGCCGGCCATGGGCGTGCTCACCTACCTGTGCGCGGCCGCGATGATGCTGCTGCTGGGCGCCGTGGTCGGCCTTGCCGCACAGGCGCAGGGCGAGGGCGGCAGCATGGCCAGCGCCATCGCGCAGGGACAGCACACCGTTGAACTGCAGCGCCAGGCGTATGGGCATGGCACGTTTGTCCAGGCCGTGGCGCAACGCGCCAGCGACCTCGGCACGGCCCTGTCCGGCGCGCTGATCATCGGTCCGGAAGTGCTCGGCATGTTCCTGCTCGGCAGCTGGTTCGCGCGCAGTGGTGCACTGGCCGAGCCGAAGCGCTTCGAGCGGTTGTATCGGCGGCTGCGCCTGGGGGCGTTGCCGGTCGGCCTGGGCCTTATGCTGCTCAGCGCGCTGTGGGTCCCGTACCTGGCGCCGGGCACCTTCACCCCCACCACCGGCGCGGCTTACGCGCTGTCGTCGCTGGCCAGCCTGTTGATGTGCCTGGGGTACCTGGCGTGGATCGTGCATTGGCACCGTCACCTCCGCGTGCTCGCGCCGATGGGGCGCATGGCACTGACCCAGTACATCCTGCAGTCGCTGGTCTGCACCTGGCTGTTTTACGGCTACGGCCTGGGCGCATTCGAAACGCTGCCGCGTGCCTGGCAGGTGCCGTTCGCGCTGGCCCTGTTCGCGCTGCAGGTGCTGCTCAGCCACCTGTGGCTGAAGCACTTCCGCTTCGGCCCGCTGGAATGGGTGTGGCGCGCGATGACCTACGGGCGCTGGCCAGCGTTGCACCATCCTCACGCCTGA
- a CDS encoding FKBP-type peptidyl-prolyl cis-trans isomerase, whose protein sequence is MKIEKDRVVRFHYTVAEQGQEPIESSKDRDPLAILIGHGNIIPGLENAMMDKEAGATFEVDVKAADAYGERREGLTQRVPKKHFGTTKLTPGAQVVLQTNFGPRAVTVQKVGMSVVDVDLNHPMAGKDLHFSVEIVDVREASAEEIEHGHVHGDGGHQH, encoded by the coding sequence ATGAAGATCGAAAAAGACCGCGTTGTCCGCTTCCATTACACCGTTGCCGAGCAGGGCCAGGAGCCGATCGAAAGCTCGAAGGACCGCGACCCGCTGGCAATCCTGATCGGCCACGGCAACATCATCCCGGGCCTGGAAAACGCCATGATGGACAAGGAAGCCGGCGCGACCTTCGAGGTCGACGTCAAGGCGGCCGATGCCTACGGCGAACGTCGTGAAGGCCTGACCCAGCGCGTGCCCAAGAAGCACTTCGGCACCACCAAGCTGACCCCGGGCGCCCAGGTCGTGCTGCAGACCAACTTCGGTCCGCGCGCGGTCACCGTGCAGAAGGTCGGCATGAGCGTGGTCGACGTCGACCTGAACCACCCGATGGCCGGCAAGGACCTGCACTTCTCGGTGGAGATCGTGGACGTGCGCGAAGCCAGCGCGGAAGAAATCGAGCACGGCCACGTGCACGGCGACGGCGGCCACCAGCACTGA
- a CDS encoding C40 family peptidase, with translation MTPVPRSIGPFARGAALLCLALLAACGGGRPPRPSAPPASTQVWPTVVPNDPQAANAVLMRAIGLVGTPYRYGGNTPESGFDCSGLVAYVYREMLDLKLPRTSRDLAAVQGPKIDPQRLAPGDLVFFGDRGNVLHVGIYVGEGRFVHAPSTGGTVRLDSLGGTYWKQHYTGAKRVLH, from the coding sequence ATGACGCCAGTTCCGCGCTCGATCGGCCCGTTCGCCCGGGGCGCCGCCCTGCTCTGCCTGGCCCTGCTGGCCGCCTGCGGCGGTGGCAGGCCCCCCCGCCCGAGCGCGCCGCCGGCCTCCACCCAGGTCTGGCCGACGGTGGTACCGAACGACCCGCAGGCGGCCAACGCGGTGCTGATGCGCGCCATCGGGCTGGTCGGCACGCCCTACCGCTACGGCGGCAACACGCCGGAGTCGGGGTTCGACTGCAGCGGGCTGGTCGCCTACGTGTACCGGGAAATGCTCGACCTGAAGCTGCCGCGCACCTCGCGCGACCTGGCGGCGGTGCAGGGCCCGAAGATCGACCCGCAGCGGCTGGCGCCGGGCGACCTGGTGTTCTTCGGGGACCGCGGCAACGTGTTACACGTCGGCATATATGTGGGTGAAGGACGGTTCGTGCACGCGCCGAGCACCGGGGGAACGGTGCGGCTGGACTCGCTCGGCGGGACGTACTGGAAGCAGCACTACACGGGAGCGAAACGCGTACTTCACTGA